Proteins encoded by one window of Winogradskyella sp. PG-2:
- the yajC gene encoding preprotein translocase subunit YajC produces the protein MEGLGSFLPFIAIFAVMYFFMIAPQMKRAKQEKKFASELKRGNRVITKSGMHGKIVELNDKDNSCVIETLAGKIKFDRSAISMEMSKKLNAPAVVK, from the coding sequence ATGGAAGGATTAGGATCATTTTTACCATTTATAGCCATATTTGCTGTGATGTATTTCTTTATGATTGCACCACAAATGAAACGTGCTAAACAGGAAAAGAAGTTTGCAAGTGAGTTAAAAAGAGGTAATCGTGTGATTACTAAAAGTGGAATGCATGGAAAAATAGTAGAGCTAAACGATAAGGATAACAGTTGTGTTATTGAAACCTTAGCTGGCAAAATTAAATTTGACCGTTCTGCAATTTCTATGGAAATGAGTAAAAAATTAAATGCACCAGCTGTTGTAAAGTAG
- a CDS encoding DUF1801 domain-containing protein, with translation MQKIYSVEEYLELNSHYADELTVLRNIIMSTELEETVKWSIPTYCLNGKNILGLGAFKNHFCLWFHQGVFLKDAHNLLVNAQENKTKAMRQMRFKTKADIKEAAKLCKRSYRESTCW, from the coding sequence ATGCAAAAAATATATTCCGTAGAAGAATACTTAGAACTCAACTCACATTACGCAGATGAACTTACAGTTTTGCGAAATATTATTATGAGTACAGAGCTTGAAGAAACAGTAAAATGGAGTATACCAACCTATTGCTTAAATGGTAAAAACATATTGGGTTTAGGAGCTTTTAAAAATCATTTCTGTCTTTGGTTTCATCAAGGTGTGTTTTTAAAAGACGCTCATAACTTACTTGTTAATGCTCAAGAGAACAAGACCAAAGCCATGCGCCAAATGCGCTTTAAAACTAAAGCAGATATTAAAGAAGCTGCTAAACTATGTAAAAGAAGCTATAGAGAATCAACGTGCTGGTAA
- a CDS encoding quinone-dependent dihydroorotate dehydrogenase: MYKALIRPILFSFDPEKIHHFTFSLIRNISKLPGFKPLFKTLYIIEDKKLERELFGLKFKNPVGLAAGFDKNAALYNELANFGFGFIEIGTVTPKAQEGNPKQRLFRLKDDKGIINRMGFNNEGIDAAIVQLKKNKGQLIIGGNIGKNTQTKPEDYTRDYLECFNALHPYVDYFVLNVSCPNVGSHAKLNDKDYLLELIGAVQNANSKFAKQKPILLKIAPDLNNNQLDEIVELIAETNLDGVIASNTSTERKDLKASDERLSEIGNGGLSGLPIKAKSTRVIKYLSEKSNKSFPIIGVGGIHSAEDALEKLDAGANLVQVYTGFIYEGPKLIKDINKAIIKKTLY; this comes from the coding sequence ATGTATAAAGCATTAATAAGACCAATTCTATTTAGTTTCGATCCCGAAAAAATTCATCATTTCACATTTTCATTAATTCGAAATATTTCAAAATTACCAGGATTTAAACCTTTATTTAAAACCTTATATATAATAGAAGACAAGAAACTTGAACGCGAATTATTTGGGCTTAAGTTTAAAAATCCCGTAGGACTAGCCGCAGGTTTCGATAAAAATGCTGCCTTGTATAACGAACTGGCTAATTTTGGATTTGGTTTTATTGAAATAGGTACTGTTACTCCAAAAGCACAAGAAGGTAACCCTAAACAACGTTTATTTCGCTTAAAAGATGATAAAGGGATTATTAACCGAATGGGTTTTAATAATGAAGGCATAGATGCTGCTATTGTTCAATTAAAGAAAAATAAAGGGCAATTGATTATTGGCGGAAATATAGGTAAGAATACACAAACTAAACCTGAAGATTATACAAGAGATTATTTAGAATGTTTTAATGCCTTGCATCCTTACGTAGATTATTTTGTACTTAATGTGAGCTGTCCTAATGTTGGAAGCCATGCAAAGTTAAACGATAAAGACTATTTGTTAGAACTCATTGGCGCTGTACAAAATGCAAACTCAAAATTTGCAAAGCAAAAACCAATTCTTCTTAAAATTGCCCCAGACCTTAACAATAATCAACTTGATGAAATTGTAGAGCTTATCGCTGAGACTAATCTCGATGGTGTTATTGCAAGTAATACATCTACGGAAAGAAAGGATTTAAAGGCTTCTGATGAGCGTTTATCTGAAATTGGAAATGGTGGCTTGAGTGGTCTACCGATTAAAGCAAAATCTACGCGAGTCATAAAATATTTATCTGAAAAAAGTAATAAATCTTTTCCTATCATTGGAGTAGGAGGTATTCACTCAGCCGAAGATGCTTTAGAAAAATTGGATGCTGGAGCCAATTTAGTTCAAGTTTATACAGGATTTATTTATGAAGGTCCAAAATTGATTAAAGACATCAACAAAGCAATAATAAAAAAGACGCTTTATTAA
- the nusB gene encoding transcription antitermination factor NusB yields MLNRRHIRIKVMQSMYAFKGTESDDLAKDEKFLMHSLDSMYDLYLAILALLTALHKKSKNHNQKLQKKILGTDSDKNPNTKFEDNQLLNLISGNQMLQEQITNRKLNFWDLDFEYIDILFKAILKSDLYTDYINETDLSFKKDKQFVLAIYSDIIAPNDKLYDYFEDKKLTWVDDLPVVNTTMLKVLRKLKLTSPETLLLPDLYKDEDDKAFAKDLFKKTLLNSSKFSEEISAKTTNWDSERLASLDGLLLKMALCEFQKFSSIPQKVTINEYLEIAKEYSTPKSSLFINGILDKIVKEYQANNLHPKTGRGLM; encoded by the coding sequence ATGCTAAACCGAAGACACATCAGAATAAAAGTAATGCAATCCATGTATGCTTTTAAAGGGACAGAGAGCGATGATCTTGCTAAAGACGAAAAGTTTTTAATGCACAGTTTAGATAGTATGTACGATTTGTATTTAGCGATTTTAGCTTTACTCACGGCGTTACATAAAAAGAGTAAAAACCACAACCAAAAGCTTCAAAAAAAAATACTTGGAACTGATTCTGATAAGAATCCAAATACTAAGTTTGAAGACAATCAACTTTTAAATCTTATTAGTGGTAACCAAATGCTACAAGAACAAATTACTAATCGTAAGTTGAACTTTTGGGATTTAGATTTTGAATATATCGATATTCTCTTTAAAGCGATTTTAAAAAGCGATTTATATACTGATTATATAAATGAAACAGACCTTTCTTTTAAGAAGGATAAGCAGTTTGTATTAGCAATATATTCTGATATTATAGCACCAAACGATAAACTTTACGATTATTTTGAAGATAAAAAATTAACTTGGGTAGATGATTTGCCTGTGGTTAATACAACGATGTTGAAAGTTCTAAGGAAGTTGAAGTTAACATCACCAGAAACCTTATTACTTCCAGACTTATATAAAGATGAGGATGATAAGGCGTTTGCAAAAGATTTATTTAAAAAGACATTACTAAATAGTTCTAAGTTTTCTGAAGAGATTTCTGCTAAAACTACAAATTGGGATTCTGAGCGTTTAGCAAGCTTAGATGGTTTACTATTAAAGATGGCACTTTGTGAGTTTCAGAAATTTTCATCAATTCCACAAAAGGTTACTATTAATGAATATTTAGAAATTGCTAAAGAGTACTCTACACCAAAAAGCAGCTTATTTATAAATGGTATTTTGGATAAAATTGTAAAAGAATACCAAGCTAATAATCTACACCCAAAGACAGGAAGAGGTTTAATGTAG
- a CDS encoding YdeI/OmpD-associated family protein, with protein MPEELNRILNSNKELNTSFKALIPGKRHEYCEYISEAKREATKLKRLEKITPMIIKGVGLYDKYKNC; from the coding sequence ATTCCAGAAGAACTTAATCGTATTCTAAACTCAAATAAAGAGCTAAATACTTCTTTTAAAGCATTAATACCTGGCAAGCGACATGAGTATTGTGAGTACATATCTGAAGCTAAAAGAGAAGCTACAAAGCTTAAACGCTTAGAAAAAATAACTCCAATGATTATAAAAGGAGTAGGCTTATACGATAAGTATAAAAATTGTTAG
- the pepT gene encoding peptidase T has protein sequence MTNKQHIIERFISYITIDTESDPNSETTPSTEKQWDLAHKLVEDLKAIGLSDVTIDDNAYIMATLPSNVEHDVPIIGFISHFDTSPDFTGANVNPQIIEAYDGKDIVLNEAQNIVLSPDYFEDLLHYKGQTLITTDGTTLLGADDKAGITEIVTAMEYLINHPDIKHGDIKIGFTPDEEIGKGAHKFDVEKFGADWAYTMDGSQIGELEYENFNAAGAVIKVKGKIVHPGYAKGKMVNSMYYASEFINALPQLETPEHTEGYEGFFHLHTIEGKVEETKLQYIIRDHDMAKFEARKALMQKIVSDLNAKFEADIFEIELKDQYFNMKDKVEPVMHIVDIAEEAMKALNITPLIKPIRGGTDGSQLSYMGLPCPNIFAGGHNFHGRYEYVPVESMQKAVEVICKIAELTASKN, from the coding sequence ATGACCAATAAACAGCATATTATAGAGCGTTTTATTAGCTATATTACAATTGATACAGAATCAGATCCTAATTCTGAAACCACTCCAAGCACAGAAAAACAATGGGATTTAGCTCATAAATTAGTGGAAGACTTAAAAGCAATTGGACTGAGTGATGTCACTATAGATGATAATGCTTATATCATGGCAACACTTCCAAGTAATGTAGAACATGATGTTCCGATAATTGGATTTATATCTCATTTTGACACGTCTCCGGATTTTACAGGTGCAAATGTTAACCCACAGATAATAGAAGCCTATGATGGTAAAGACATTGTACTTAATGAAGCTCAAAACATTGTGTTATCACCAGATTATTTTGAAGATTTATTACATTATAAAGGACAAACTTTAATCACTACAGATGGCACAACTCTATTAGGTGCTGATGATAAGGCTGGTATTACAGAAATTGTAACAGCTATGGAGTATCTTATTAATCATCCAGATATTAAACATGGTGATATTAAAATAGGGTTTACACCAGATGAAGAAATCGGAAAAGGTGCACATAAATTTGATGTTGAAAAATTCGGAGCAGATTGGGCTTACACCATGGATGGAAGTCAAATTGGAGAGTTAGAGTACGAAAATTTTAATGCAGCAGGTGCAGTAATAAAAGTAAAAGGCAAGATAGTGCATCCTGGTTATGCTAAAGGTAAAATGGTTAACTCTATGTACTATGCCTCAGAGTTTATAAATGCTTTACCTCAATTAGAAACACCAGAGCATACAGAAGGATATGAAGGTTTTTTTCATTTACATACAATTGAAGGTAAAGTAGAAGAAACTAAGCTTCAATACATTATAAGAGATCATGATATGGCTAAATTTGAAGCTCGAAAAGCTTTGATGCAGAAAATTGTATCTGACTTAAATGCCAAGTTCGAAGCAGATATCTTTGAAATAGAACTCAAGGACCAGTACTTTAACATGAAAGATAAAGTTGAACCAGTAATGCATATTGTTGACATTGCAGAAGAAGCAATGAAAGCTCTAAATATTACACCATTAATTAAACCAATTAGAGGTGGTACAGATGGTTCTCAGCTCTCTTATATGGGATTACCATGTCCTAACATTTTTGCTGGAGGTCATAATTTCCACGGTCGTTACGAATATGTACCGGTAGAAAGTATGCAAAAAGCTGTAGAGGTGATTTGCAAAATTGCTGAATTAACGGCGTCAAAAAATTAA
- a CDS encoding Dabb family protein, which translates to MVLNSINFTRNISSIVIFSILFLISCTDKKEVVNEEVNKNNNELALQSLRHVVLFKFKDDTSKEVISEIETSFASLPNKIKEIKDFEWGLNNSPEGLDKGFTHCFFVTFENEEARSVYLPHPDHKAFVELLGSHLDDVLVIDYWAK; encoded by the coding sequence ATGGTTTTAAACTCTATAAATTTTACGCGAAATATATCATCAATAGTCATTTTTTCGATTTTATTTTTAATTAGTTGCACTGATAAAAAGGAAGTGGTAAATGAAGAGGTTAATAAGAATAATAATGAATTAGCACTGCAATCATTACGTCATGTAGTACTTTTTAAGTTTAAGGATGATACTTCTAAAGAAGTTATTTCAGAAATAGAAACTTCATTTGCATCTCTACCAAATAAAATTAAAGAGATTAAGGATTTTGAATGGGGTTTAAACAATAGTCCTGAAGGATTAGATAAAGGATTTACTCATTGCTTTTTTGTAACTTTTGAAAATGAAGAAGCTAGATCAGTATATCTACCACACCCAGATCATAAAGCTTTTGTAGAATTACTAGGCTCACATTTAGATGATGTCCTAGTTATAGATTATTGGGCAAAATAG
- a CDS encoding ABC transporter ATP-binding protein, translating into MKALKHLNKYFFKYRYRLIIGVIITVVAKIFMLFTPRFVGDSINVISDRLNGEISYEVFETELVTNVLYIVGAAVIAGIFTFLMRQTIINVSRYIEYDLKNEIYQHYQILSLNFYKSNRTGDLMNRISEDVGKVRMYVGPALMYTINTITLFTVAIIYMVGTAPKLTLYTLLPLPILSVAIYKLSRLINKRSTIVQQSLSTLSTYSQETFSGISVVKSYGIEPRTNSEFEGLSNENRQKQINLTKVQALFFPLMILLIGVSNLIVIYIGGMQYMNGEIEKIGTIAEFIIYVNMLTWPVATVGWVTSLVQQAEASQERINEFLKTEPDIQNNASALTPIKGDIEFKNVSFVYPDTNIEALKNISFTIKSGETLAILGKTGSGKSTILDLIGRLYDIDNGSILVDNTTISDLNLYSLRESIGYVPQDAFLFSDTIKNNIKFGKEDATDEDVIEAAKNARVHKNIIGFNKGYDTILGERGITLSGGQKQRVSIARAIIKKPDILLFDDCLSAVDTETEEKILKNLVKLTKDKTTIIVSHRVSSAKNADHIIVLEDGKIIQNGSHKSLSKSDGYYKELYTKQLSEKEL; encoded by the coding sequence ATGAAGGCATTAAAGCATCTCAATAAATACTTTTTTAAATATAGATACCGCTTAATTATTGGTGTAATTATTACCGTTGTTGCGAAAATATTTATGCTTTTTACTCCAAGGTTTGTAGGAGATTCTATTAATGTTATCTCAGATAGGTTGAATGGCGAGATTTCTTATGAGGTATTTGAAACTGAATTAGTAACCAACGTACTATACATTGTGGGCGCAGCAGTAATTGCTGGTATATTCACCTTTTTAATGCGACAAACTATAATTAATGTTTCACGCTATATAGAATACGATCTTAAAAATGAAATTTATCAACACTATCAAATTCTATCTTTAAATTTTTATAAATCCAATCGAACTGGTGATTTAATGAATCGTATTAGTGAAGATGTTGGTAAAGTGCGCATGTATGTTGGACCAGCTTTAATGTATACTATAAATACCATAACTCTATTTACAGTAGCCATTATTTACATGGTAGGTACAGCACCAAAACTTACTTTATACACGTTATTACCACTACCAATTCTCTCTGTTGCTATTTATAAATTAAGCCGTTTAATAAACAAACGTAGTACCATTGTTCAACAATCTTTGTCAACGCTATCTACATACTCACAAGAAACATTCAGTGGTATTTCTGTCGTAAAATCGTATGGAATTGAGCCAAGAACCAACTCTGAGTTTGAAGGACTTTCCAATGAGAACAGACAAAAACAAATTAACTTAACAAAAGTACAAGCTTTATTCTTTCCTCTAATGATTTTACTTATAGGTGTTAGTAATCTTATTGTAATATATATAGGAGGAATGCAATATATGAATGGTGAAATTGAAAAAATAGGAACCATTGCAGAGTTTATTATCTACGTAAATATGCTTACATGGCCTGTGGCTACAGTAGGATGGGTAACATCATTAGTACAACAAGCCGAAGCATCACAAGAACGTATCAATGAGTTTTTAAAGACTGAGCCAGATATTCAAAACAATGCTAGTGCATTAACACCTATTAAAGGTGATATTGAGTTTAAAAATGTATCTTTTGTATATCCAGACACCAATATAGAGGCCTTAAAAAATATTAGCTTCACTATTAAATCTGGAGAAACTTTAGCTATACTTGGAAAAACAGGTTCTGGAAAATCTACTATTTTAGATTTAATCGGTCGTCTTTATGATATAGACAATGGTAGTATCCTTGTAGATAACACAACAATTTCTGATCTGAATTTATACAGTTTAAGAGAAAGTATTGGCTATGTACCACAAGATGCATTCTTATTTTCTGATACTATAAAAAACAATATTAAATTTGGTAAAGAAGATGCCACAGACGAAGACGTTATTGAAGCTGCAAAAAATGCCAGAGTACATAAAAATATTATCGGATTTAATAAGGGTTATGATACAATTTTAGGCGAACGTGGTATAACACTTTCCGGTGGACAAAAACAACGTGTATCCATCGCTAGAGCAATTATTAAAAAGCCAGATATTTTGTTATTTGATGATTGTTTATCTGCTGTTGATACCGAAACGGAAGAAAAAATCCTTAAGAATTTAGTGAAACTCACCAAAGATAAAACAACCATAATAGTAAGTCACCGTGTGTCATCTGCAAAAAATGCTGATCATATTATAGTCTTAGAAGATGGTAAAATAATACAGAACGGAAGTCATAAAAGTCTTAGCAAAAGTGATGGTTACTATAAGGAATTATATACTAAACAACTCTCTGAAAAAGAATTGTAA
- a CDS encoding Glu/Leu/Phe/Val family dehydrogenase, with protein MTSDILTSKDLKKIDPVFGQYSFDDHEQIVFCNDKDTGLKAIIGIHNTVLGPALGGTRMWQYNNEWEALNDVLRLSRGMTFKSAITGLNLGGGKAVIIGDAKTQKTPELMRRFGEFVHSLGGRYITAEDVGMTTGDMDIVRDVTPYVTGISESKGGAGNPSPITAYGVFMGMKAAAKYQFDSDILEDKNVFVQGIGNVGEALVEHLVNEGAKVTISDISQERLEEVRSKYGVTIYNGNDIYSEAMDIYAPCALGATINDDSIYKLQAKVVAGAANNQLADENKHGRILQERGIVYAPDFLINAGGIINVYAELEDYHRQEIMRKTENIYNTTLEILDNAKANNLTTHVAALNIAKERIAIRKQENLK; from the coding sequence ATGACTTCAGATATCCTAACGTCTAAGGACTTAAAAAAAATAGATCCTGTTTTTGGTCAATATTCTTTTGACGATCATGAGCAAATCGTTTTTTGTAATGACAAAGATACTGGTTTAAAAGCTATAATTGGAATTCATAATACAGTTTTGGGTCCAGCACTTGGTGGTACTCGAATGTGGCAATATAATAATGAGTGGGAAGCCTTAAATGATGTATTGCGTTTATCTCGAGGTATGACTTTTAAATCTGCTATTACTGGATTAAATCTTGGTGGAGGTAAAGCCGTAATTATTGGCGATGCTAAAACTCAGAAAACACCAGAGTTAATGAGACGTTTTGGTGAGTTTGTTCATTCGTTAGGTGGACGTTATATTACTGCCGAAGATGTAGGAATGACAACTGGAGACATGGACATAGTTAGAGATGTGACTCCTTATGTGACTGGAATTTCAGAAAGTAAAGGTGGTGCAGGTAACCCGTCACCAATCACAGCTTATGGTGTTTTTATGGGTATGAAAGCTGCAGCCAAATATCAATTTGACTCAGATATATTAGAGGATAAAAATGTATTCGTTCAAGGTATTGGTAATGTTGGTGAAGCTTTAGTTGAACATTTAGTAAATGAAGGTGCCAAAGTAACTATTTCAGATATTAGTCAGGAGCGATTAGAAGAAGTGCGCTCTAAATATGGTGTAACTATTTATAATGGTAATGATATTTATAGTGAAGCAATGGATATTTATGCACCATGTGCATTAGGTGCTACTATAAATGACGATAGCATATACAAATTACAAGCTAAAGTTGTAGCTGGTGCAGCTAATAATCAATTGGCAGATGAAAATAAACATGGTAGAATTTTGCAAGAGCGAGGTATCGTTTATGCACCAGATTTTTTAATAAATGCAGGTGGAATAATTAATGTTTATGCAGAATTGGAAGATTATCACAGACAAGAAATAATGCGTAAAACAGAGAATATTTATAATACAACACTTGAAATTCTGGATAATGCTAAAGCAAATAATTTAACGACACATGTAGCCGCATTAAATATTGCTAAAGAGCGTATAGCAATTAGAAAACAAGAAAATTTGAAATAG
- a CDS encoding DUF1573 domain-containing protein: MKKVILGLSALCMVAFTSCKEDAASKIKSENVAVAAERDANAGNFPVLALDKKEHDFGTIMNGTPVETVFKYTNTGNSMLVVSNIKSTCGCTVPSNYTKEVAPGETGEFTVKFNGKGNGKVSKSLTITANTEKGTEVVKIGAMVQQDPNAPVKKAGTATINPLATNNGAVKKSSTQPGHEGHNHD; encoded by the coding sequence ATGAAAAAAGTAATCTTAGGACTTAGCGCATTATGTATGGTTGCGTTTACATCTTGTAAAGAAGATGCAGCTAGCAAAATTAAATCTGAGAATGTAGCTGTTGCTGCAGAAAGAGATGCGAATGCAGGTAATTTCCCAGTTCTTGCTTTAGACAAAAAAGAGCACGATTTCGGAACAATTATGAACGGAACTCCAGTAGAAACTGTATTTAAATATACAAACACAGGTAACTCTATGTTGGTAGTGAGTAATATTAAAAGTACATGTGGTTGTACGGTACCATCTAACTATACAAAAGAAGTTGCACCAGGTGAAACAGGTGAGTTTACTGTAAAGTTTAATGGAAAAGGAAATGGTAAAGTTTCTAAGTCATTAACTATTACTGCTAATACAGAAAAAGGAACAGAAGTAGTAAAGATTGGAGCAATGGTACAACAAGATCCAAATGCACCAGTAAAGAAAGCTGGTACTGCAACAATAAATCCTTTAGCTACAAACAATGGAGCAGTGAAGAAATCTTCAACACAGCCAGGTCACGAAGGACATAACCACGATTAA
- a CDS encoding PUR family DNA/RNA-binding protein, translating to MSDYGMMDKEEIYSKVLRAGRRTYFFDVRATKAGDYYLTITESKKFTNDDGSFHYKKHKIYLYKEDFTEFREILAEMTDYIINEKGEEVISDRHQKDYKREDNFVAQEAKTPEDTNFGIDSFTDISFDDI from the coding sequence ATGAGTGATTATGGAATGATGGACAAAGAAGAAATTTATTCTAAAGTACTGCGTGCAGGAAGAAGAACCTATTTCTTTGATGTTAGAGCTACTAAAGCCGGTGATTATTATCTTACGATTACAGAAAGTAAAAAATTTACCAACGATGATGGTTCTTTTCACTACAAGAAACATAAGATATACCTTTACAAAGAAGACTTTACTGAGTTTAGAGAGATTTTAGCTGAAATGACTGATTACATCATCAACGAAAAAGGAGAAGAAGTAATTAGTGATCGTCATCAGAAAGATTATAAACGTGAAGATAATTTTGTAGCCCAAGAAGCAAAAACTCCAGAAGACACTAATTTTGGTATAGATAGTTTTACAGATATCAGTTTTGATGATATATAA